One Plasmodium berghei ANKA genome assembly, chromosome: 13 genomic region harbors:
- a CDS encoding mitochondrial ribosomal protein S6-2 precursor, putative, translated as MVLYESYIALNKHIKKDDVKNLMKNFHFIANKYNGNIISINDLGWRKFAFCIKKPKVGTFYFGRFYCITFYSNSKSIKDLNELFHSNTYILRFLNVKMKYRSNFLVAPFSHVIE; from the coding sequence atggtcCTGTATGAATCTTATATAGCCCTAAATAAACACATTAAAAAAGATGACGTTAAgaatttaatgaaaaactttcattttatagctaataaatataatggtAATATAATAAGCATTAATGATTTGGGGTGGAGAAAGTTCgcattttgtataaaaaaaccAAAAGTAGGGACATTCTATTTTGGAAGATTTTATTGTATTACCTTTTATTCAAATAGTAAAAGTATCAAAGATTTGAATGAGCTATTTCATAGtaatacttatattttaagatttttaaatgtcaaaatgaaatatagaTCGAACTTTTTGGTTGCACCTTTTTCACACGTTATTGAATAA
- a CDS encoding fam-a protein, translated as MNKIYIKISLALLSVTGYMQNMAFASDSTPSPNSPNETSKEILDNDSEDDIQQSSSNPKEVEHLLYDDPEEAIKAADVISESLAHIHKQIGNINDYKLYSKQDGAILYFKKFKDTEIGKLELTIPNPDSYDDIVNMLWDPNGAKNFDNSFIKGTIRRVYNKNLLIIQQRHKSGMKAWNGYYHALGGKIELSKDKTMIIVVSSDMNDHDGGKNKKYVNPFVESANSFKPDIDSEEDIRNGDLYKMYINLVAFFIKKETDCVKVTYFISIDPNAPFYVPNYFVRKALVVKILDIVKLRDIFKK; from the exons atgaataaaatatatattaagaTTTCTTTGGCACTTTTAAGCGTAACTGGatatatgcaaaatatGGCATTTGCAAGCGATTCTACCCCAAGCCCCAATTC TCCAAATGAAACAagtaaagaaatattagaTAACGACTCTGAAGACGATATACAACAATCATCATCCAACCCTAAAGAAGTAGAACATCTATTATATGACGACCCTGAAGAAGCTATAAAAGCAGCAGATGTTATATCCGAATCTTTAGCTCATATACATAAACAGATcggaaatataaatgattacaaattatattctAAGCAAGATGGAGCaattctatattttaagaaatTCAAAGATACTGAAATTGGAAAACTTGAACTTACAATCCCAAACCCCGATAGT TATGATGATATAGTAAACATGCTATGGGATCCCAATGGCGCAAAGAACTTCGATAATTCATTCATTAAAG gaACCATTCGTCGAgtatacaataaaaatttactAATTATACAACAACGTCACAAAAGTGGTATGAAAGCATGGAATGGATATTATCATGCATTAGGCGGCAAAATTGAA tTATCAAAAGACAAAACTATGATAATCGTGGTTTCATCAGACATGAATGATCATGATggtggaaaaaataaaaaatatgtaaaccCTTTCGTAGAAAGTGCAAACTCATTCAAGCCTGACATAGATTCTGAAGAAGATATTAGAAATGGAgatttatacaaaatgtatattaaCTTAGTAgcatttttcattaaaaagGAAACCGATTGCGTTAAAGTTACTTATTTCATCTCT ATTGATCCAAATGCTCCTTTCTATGTCCCAAATTACTTTGTTAGAAAAGCTTTAGTCGTCAAAATTTTAGATATTGTCAAATTAAGggatatttttaaaaagtaa
- a CDS encoding fam-a protein has protein sequence MNKGYIKIALALLSVAGYMQNMAFASDSTPSPNSPNETSKEILDNDSEDDIQQSSSNPKEVEHLLYDDPEEAIKAADIMTEALDFAQKHAEHTNDYKEYSKQDGVVLYFKKFKDTEIGKLELTIPNPDSYDDVVNILWDPNGAKNFDDKFIKGTIRRVYNKNLVIIQQLYKSLIRSWQRYYHALANKIELSKNKTAIVLVSSDMNDHDGGKNKKYVNPFVESANSFKPDIDSEEDIRNGDLYKMYINLVAFFIEKEADCVKVTYVSSIDPNAPYLTPASFIKKIIVKKILTLVKLKDIFKK, from the exons ATGAATAAAGGATATATTAAGATTGCTTTGGCGCTTTTAAGCGTAGCTGGatatatgcaaaatatGGCATTTGCAAGCGATTCTACCCCAAGCCCCAATTC TCCAAATGAAACAagtaaagaaatattagaTAACGACTCTGAAGACGATATACAACAATCATCATCCAACCCTAAAGAAGTAGAACATCTATTATATGACGACCCTGAAGAAGCTATAAAAGCAGCAGATATTATGACTGAAGCTTTAGATTTTGCGCAAAAACATGCCGAGCATACAAATGATTACAAGGAATATTCTAAGCAAGATGGAgtagttttatattttaagaaatTCAAAGATACTGAAATTGGAAAACTTGAACTTACAATCCCAAACCCCGATAGT TATGATGATGTAGTAAACATATTATGGGACCCCAATGGCGCAAAGAACTTCGatgataaatttattaaag gaACCATTCGTCGAgtatacaataaaaatttagtAATTATACAACAACTCTACAAAAGTCTTATTAGATCATGGCAAAGATATTATCATGCACTAGCCAACAAAATTGAA tTATCAAAAAACAAAACTGCAATAGTCTTGGTTTCATCAGACATGAATGATCATGATggtggaaaaaataaaaaatatgtaaaccCTTTCGTAGAAAGTGCAAACTCATTCAAGCCTGACATAGATTCTGAAGAAGATATTAGAAATGGAgatttatacaaaatgtatattaaCTTAGtagcattttttattgaaaaGGAAGCCGATTGCGTTAAAGTTACCTATGTCAGCTCT ATTGATCCAAATGCTCCTTACCTTACACCAGCaagttttattaaaaaaattatagtcaaaaaaattttaactcttgtaaaattaaaggatatttttaaaaagtaa
- a CDS encoding cyclin 1, putative, producing MNYPENTSHIKKWFFKSRQEVDDICLKKYNDFKEKFKTYNVSIPKYADIEKTKLYFCYQLTHFCDIKRLQPQIVECAIVLYNRFYLKEIILEYDPRILIFTCIILAIKLEGYGRLYKINEFFSDIDINLDKVLEHENVVCSSLDFELNFLYTKECILYLKNQFLNYINKYINKDNEVKNSFENICDKIYVNTSLECLKLLENFFITFTYTPAQIALYCFINNIKINFNIVNADKFILEFITKNNQILFQKLKNKIDELHIKYKEHFDLRNTFDDENTTKQIGETLDMCIDIYDILKKKKSHKKSKKNKLSNQNNEQNESKKMASIK from the coding sequence ATGAATTACCCAGAAAATACATcacatattaaaaaatggttTTTCAAAAGCAGACAAGAAGTAGATgatatttgtttaaaaaaatataatgatttcaaagaaaaatttaaaacataCAATGTGAGTATACCTAAATACGCTGatatagaaaaaacaaagttatatttttgctATCAACTAACACATTTTTGTGATATAAAAAGACTACAACCTCAAATAGTGGAATGCGCTATTGTATTGTATAATagattttatttgaaagaaataattttagaaTATGACCCTCGCATCTTAATATTTACTTGCATTATATTAGCAATAAAATTAGAAGGATATGGCAGGCTGTATAAAATCAATGAATTTTTTAGCGATATAGATATTAACTTAGATAAAGTTTTAGAACATGAAAATGTTGTTTGTTCATCATTAGATTTTGaattgaattttttatatactaaagaatgtattttatatttaaaaaaccaatttttaaattatataaataaatatataaataaagacaACGAAGTAAAAAACTCCTTTGAAAATATCtgtgataaaatatatgttaataCTTCATTGGAATGTTTAAAACTTCTAGAaaacttttttataacattcACTTATACACCTGCTCAAATAGCATTATActgttttataaataatattaaaatcaattttaatattgtaaatgctgataaatttattttggaatttattacaaaaaataatcaaattctttttcaaaagttgaaaaataaaatagatgAGCTTcacattaaatataaagagCATTTTGATTTGAGAAATACATTTGATGACGAAAATACTACGAAGCAGATAGGAGAAACTTTAGATATGTGTATTGATATTTAcgatattttaaaaaaaaaaaaaagtcaTAAAAAGtctaagaaaaataaattaagcaatcaaaataatgaacaaaatgaatctaaaaaaatggcaagcataaaataa
- a CDS encoding DNA-directed RNA polymerase III subunit RPC4, putative, which translates to MNNRHHDEYSLRRSISNTLRNKSSFLKNGPNNNKNSNLKKFVPNIDNLKSVNNNNPNEDIVKLEETINNNSIQELIKKTINIDLEKEQRNNNNNFKNNKNKSNFSTQNIQQALNNKINPLNLEHYKGNNNELSIEKDGKKKTSIDIYDLNNTSKNIFYNKKCSPSDVHFLPLTLPFFNNNEKHQKFSKKIMTNERFFFSIQLPNMLPEVIKDKRRSNSSIPNYNRIKGKTYNDIEKKKYINEIKNEENIVENQNKKNYELSNINTLPNGKFGKLIIYKNKKIKMKINGILFDINEGSQCTFSQEIGCYIKENSEFIFLGNCENKLIATPNIEKIIIKK; encoded by the coding sequence atgaataatagGCATCATGATGAATATAGCTTGAGGAGAAGCATCAGCAATACGCTGCGTAATAAATCCAGTTTCCTAAAAAATGGacctaataataataaaaatagcaatttaaaaaagtttgtaccaaatatagataatttaaaaagtgtaaataataacaacCCCAATGAGGATATAGTTAAATTGGAAGAAACTATAAATAACAACAGTATTCAAgagttaataaaaaaaacaataaacatcgatttagaaaaagaacagaggaataataataataattttaaaaataataaaaataaaagtaacTTTTCAACTCAAAATATTCAACAAgcattaaataataaaataaacccATTAAATTTAGAACATTAtaaaggaaataataaCGAATTATCTATAGAAAAAGAtggaaagaaaaaaacCTCTATcgatatatatgatttaaataatacaagtaaaaatattttttataataaaaaatgctcACCTTCTGATGTTCACTTTTTACCATTAACTTTgccattttttaataacaaCGAAAAACACCAaaaattttctaaaaaaattatgaccAATGaaagattttttttttctattcaGCTACCAAATATGCTACCAGAAGTTATTAAAGATAAAAGACGCAGTAATAGTAGCATACCCAATTATAATAGAATAAAAGGCAAAACATATAAtgatattgaaaaaaaaaaatatatcaatgaaataaaaaacgaaGAAAACATCGTTGagaatcaaaataaaaagaattatGAACTTAGCAACATTAATACGTTACCTAATGGGAAATTTggaaaattaattatatataaaaacaaaaaaattaaaatgaaaattaatGGAATCTTATTTGATATCAACGAAGGATCACAGTGCACATTTTCGCAAGAAATAGGTTGCTATATAAAGGAAAATTctgaatttattttcctaGGCAATTGCGAAAATAAGTTAATAGCAACTCCAAATATcgagaaaattataattaaaaaataa
- a CDS encoding EF-hand calcium-binding domain-containing protein, putative: MLKLYPLIFLCIFFKYPISILIENILENNEKLIELDAHNHKQYNRVLIEDNNEVFNIEHLKKLLHFQSKLDKQIRKQQNEEENSANLDKSENNLKFFGNGENVAANNETTKIFFNDITKNDDGKVSANNQLDNHNDDQISKINDEKLTETNQNISGDEKEDKSQSDQSLSNKKSDKIITPHDFSNNSSNSENNRHKNNSNENYPLTENNNKANNNEIYKKFELLKNHFQSNDNKTIAPKNEEEDKNMINDSMDNINYSLRKSDIKELIGINDIVKYIKNLLGIKSNIHEKFEHENLIIRDCNYDSFGPEFCSANEEAKQKLWKYENKKSFAFLFIILFTLFFGLLIQNVVYYIEKKVRNSKDKFRKDLLNTAFRQISLITIINLTIWGILQSKAAEALDDIIFNDILPKQRNVDEVLHNVEPLLEIIFEKILFISMNFLICYSLFILNVHFVTRSILKWFSEADNCDIKNIIKDMKDSRKGCFKNIFSFIKYTRNSKYLAHRYDFSENVDAISIPGLDPNGYYYYEYMRACLLKYNVKLIKIPNAVILFLVFACISLRPFFSIRLKEEVIFLNLLSLFCILGFVLLFIYLYKIDRKLLPGNISKYLLNKYHIDISDQNTKEIIPYYKLLKQQSLHPSSINYFIYKTTFPNKHEQLFFFWGNGPSIINFIFQALCFCFLVILSCWIFLLRVDNITCKTGYLIDTKLLERVWEFERSDNIKRISELIDAIKIKSTLHAVKEGGDLFWRQLLIKSSTVPSNIQEKMFSIWVGLDEENRGVINSDKILKFLKSQGINLTSENDIKEFLEVFDRNNKNGLNQEEFFVLIIIVKQILVELLDINAVQSLFEEVYGIPWNSLSSIDVNSLKRILSELNLHWPHGKIKNLIDFVCESKKKTYVSAEYFIKQLINIEEVTLQPFHNMSDTK; encoded by the exons ATGTTAAAACTCTATCctctaatttttttatgt attttttttaaatatcctatatcaattttaatagaaaatattttggaGAATAATGAAAAACTAATAGAATTAGATGCGCATAACCACAAACAGTATAATCGTGTATTAATAGAAGATAATAATGAGGTGTTTAATATAGAACACCTTAAAAAATTGCTACATTTTCAATCTAAATTAGATAAACAAATAAGGAAACaacaaaatgaagaagaaaattCAGCAAATTTAGATAAATCAGAAAATAATCTTAAGTTTTTTGGTAATGGAGAAAATGTCGCAGCTAATAATGAAACCACTAAAATATTCTTTAATgatattacaaaaaatgatgatggAAAAGTAAGTGCTAATAATCAATTAGATAACCATAATGATGATCAAATTtccaaaataaatgatgaaaaattGACAGAAACAAATCAGAATATTTCAGGAGatgaaaaagaagataAATCGCAATCCGATCAATCATtgagtaataaaaaatcagaTAAGATAATAACTCCCCACGATTTTTCGAATAATTCATCAAATtcagaaaataatagacacaaaaataattcaaacgAGAATTATCCATTAAcggaaaataataataaagcaAATAATAACgagatatataaaaaatttgaacTGCTAAAAAATCATTTTCAGTCTAATGATAATAAGACAATAGCCCCAAAAAATGAGGaagaagataaaaatatgattaatGACTCAATGGATAATATCAATTATAGTTTAAGAAAAAGTGatataaaagaattaattggtattaatgatatagtaaaatatataaaaaatttattggGTATAAAGTCTAATATACATGAAAAATTTGAACATGagaatttaataataaggGATTGTAATTACGACTCATTTGGCCCAGAATTTTGTAGTGCTAATGAAGAAGCAAAGCAAAAATTATggaaatatgaaaataaaaaaagttttgcatttttatttatcatattattcactttattttttggactattaatacaaaatgttgtttattatattgaaaaaaaagtaagaaattcaaaagataaatttagaaaagatttattaaatacaGCATTTAGGCAAATTTCTTTAATTacaattattaatttaactATATGGGGAATATTGCAATCAAAAGCTGCTGAAGCATTGGAtgacattatttttaatgat ataTTGCCTAAACAAAGAAATGTTGATGAAGTTCTTCATAATGTGGAGCCCCTTTTAGAGATAATATTTGAAAAGatactttttatttccatgaATTTCTTAATATG ttATTCGTTATTTATACTAAATGTCCATTTCGTAACAAGAAGCATATTAAAATGGTTTTCTGAGGCTGATAATTGTGAcattaaaaacataataaaagaCATGAAAGACAGCAGAAAAGGAtgtttcaaaaatattttttcttttattaaatataccAGAAATTCTAAATATTTAGCCCACAG atatGATTTTTCTGAAAATGTAGATGCCATAAGTATTCCTGGCTTAGATCCAAATGGATATTACTATTATGAATACATGCGTGCTTGCttgttaaaatataatgtcaaattaataaaaattccaAACGCggttatattatttttagtgTTTGCATGTATTTCTTTGag GCCATTTTTTAGCATTCGTTTGAAGGAGGAAGTCATTTTCTTAAATTTATTGTCcctattttgtattttgggattcgttttattatttatttac CTATACAAAATAGACAGAAAGTTGCTACCAGGAAACATATCAAAATACTtactaaataaatatcataTTGATATTAGTGACCAAAACACAAAGGAAATTATTCCTTactataaattattaaaacaaCAG TCATTGCATCCTTCGtcaattaattattttatttacaaaacAACATTTCCCAACAAACATGAGCaactgttttttttttggggTAATGGCCCTTCtataattaatttcatttttcaa gCACTATGCTTTTGTTTTTTGGTAATATTATCATGCtggatatttttattaagaGTAGATAATATAACATG TAAAACTGGTTACCTAATTGACACTAAGTTGCTGGAAAGG GTTTGGGAATTTGAAAGATcagataatataaaaagaatatcCGAATTGATTGATGCTATCAAAATAAAG tcCACCTTACACGCCGTGAAAGAAGGAGGTGATTTGTTTTGGAGGCAATTGCTAATAAAATCGAGCACAGTGCCATCAAATATACaagaaaaaatgtttaGTATATGGGTGGGATtagatgaagaaaatagaGGCGTTATAAATTCtgataaaattttgaaatttttaaaatcacAAGGAATTAACTTAACCTcagaaaatgatattaaG gAATTTTTGGAAGTCTTTgatagaaataataaaaatggattAAATCAAGAGGAATTTTTTGTTCTCATAATCATAGTCAAGCAAATCTTAGTTGAACTTTTGGACATTAACGCTGTTCAa tCATTATTCGAAGAGGTGTACGGAATTCCTTGGAATTCTTTGTCATCAATTGACGTTAATAGtttaaaaagaatattatCAGAG CTAAATTTACATTGGCCACAtgggaaaataaaaaacttaATAGATTTTGTGTGTGAAAgtaaaaagaaaacataTGTCAGTGctgaatattttattaagcAGTTAATAAATATCGAAGAAGTCACATTGCAGCCCTTTCAC aaCATGTCagatacaaaataa
- a CDS encoding fam-a protein → MNKGYIKIALALLSVAGYMQNMAFASDSTPSPNSPNEEAIQQLYIDPKEAKQASDIMTEALDFAQKHAEHTNDYKEYSKQDGVVLYFKKFKDTEIGKLELTIPNPDSYDDVVSMLWDPNGAKNFDDKFIKGSIYRVYDQNLVIIQQRYKSLIRSWQRYYHALANKIELSKNKTAIVLVSSDMNDHDGGKNKKYVNPFVESANSFKPDIDSEEDIRNGDLYKMYINLVAFFIEKEADCVKVTYVSSIDPNAPYLTPASFIKKIIVKKILTLVKLKDIFKK, encoded by the exons ATGAATAAAGGATATATTAAGATTGCTTTGGCGCTTTTAAGCGTAGCTGGatatatgcaaaatatGGCATTTGCAAGCGATTCTACCCCAAGCCCCAATTC TCCAAATGAAGAAGCTATAcaacaattatatatcGACCCTAAAGAAGCTAAACAAGCATCAGATATTATGACCGAAGCTTTGGATTTTGCGCAAAAACATGCCGAGCATACAAATGATTACAAGGAATATTCTAAGCAAGATGGAgtagttttatattttaagaaatTCAAAGATACTGAAATTGGAAAACTTGAACTTACAATCCCAAACCCCGATAGT TATGATGATGTAGTAAGCATGTTATGGGACCCCAACGGCGCAAAGAACTTCGatgataaatttattaaag GATCCATTTATCGAGTATACGATCAAAATTTAGTAATTATACAACAACGTTACAAAAGTCTTATTAGATCATGGCAAAGATATTATCATGCACTAGCCAACAAAATTGAA tTATCAAAAAACAAAACTGCAATAGTCTTGGTTTCATCAGACATGAATGATCATGATggtggaaaaaataaaaaatatgtaaaccCTTTCGTAGAAAGTGCAAACTCATTCAAGCCTGACATAGATTCTGAAGAAGATATTAGAAATGGAgatttatacaaaatgtatattaaCTTAGtagcattttttattgaaaaGGAAGCCGATTGCGTTAAAGTTACCTATGTCAGCTCT ATTGATCCAAATGCTCCTTACCTTACACCAGCaagttttattaaaaaaattatagtcaaaaaaattttaactcttgtaaaattaaaggatatttttaaaaagtaa
- a CDS encoding DNA polymerase alpha subunit B, putative has translation MKEIKQIDVKPFLETYYADNSISDELKEIFDYIELNKHKNNFLKLFEDYLSEYNKKLIKNGNLLKDNIIYDYEYVKQYNAGLVEKAGLTCDNKYQWCVKSINSIDENYQFLGLDTNIISENISNKISLFLELFIKYSEKLNLNIEISPILNMNEDESHIFGRIYTDNEINISESNIILEGNINYNNGDKAQLLNLSSMKNLCFFLGQILAIKGKKEINQYSIKYYVSSIYAGLPTHLKVKIDNDILLKHFNCQEIENDIKSEELDNDKILQMYNNDNIHIMVCNGYVYKDNDYSDYFDIFLKIVNEKLPHVVLIFGPFLYIRNFNEAIQKIGDINVIYDNIFKKITKLAKNEALEKTHFYIIPSIYDSINIYPLPQPPFFNENYVNASNNVHFLSNPSYIYINELKIALTSCDIIYNLNKNLLCRPSEMKTFYLFEQILRQLSFFPSYPSEYNIEITKFKNLLFQPNRLPDIFLFPSFTNEKSYVKDVHKRLFICPYSLDLNKAEPSNFFSNIYILPPTETQELSKRVILENVFVRNKANS, from the coding sequence atgaaagaaataaaacaaatagaTGTAAAGCCTTTTCTCGAAACGTATTATGCAGATAACAGTATAAGCGATGAGCTAAAGGAAATTTTTGATTATATCGAACTAAATAAGCATAAGAATAACTTtcttaaattatttgaagaTTATTTAAGCgagtataataaaaaattaataaaaaatggaaatttgttaaaagacaatattatatatgattatGAATATGTGAAACAATATAATGCTGGGCTAGTCGAAAAGGCAGGGTTAACTtgtgataataaatatcaGTGGTGTGTAAAATCGATCAATTCAATAGATGAAAATTATCAATTTCTAGGATTAGATACAAACATTATTTCTGAGAATATCAGcaataaaatatcattatttttagaattatttattaaatattctgagaaattaaatttaaatattgaaATCAGTCctatattaaatatgaatGAGGATGAATCACATATTTTTGGTCGAATATATACAGacaatgaaataaatataagtgaatcaaatataattttagagggaaatataaattataataatggaGATAAAGCCCAATTATTAAACTTAAGTAGTATGAAAAacttatgtttttttttaggaCAAATTTTAGCTATAAAAgggaaaaaagaaataaatcaatatagtataaaatattatgttaGTAGTATATATGCTGGTTTACCAACTCAtttaaaagtaaaaattgACAATgacattttattaaaacattttaattGCCAAGAAATAGAGAACGATATTAAATCTGAAGAATtagataatgataaaatattacaaatgtataacaatgataatatacatattatggTATGCAATggatatgtatataaagaTAATGATTATAGTGActattttgatatttttttaaaaattgtaaatgaaaaattaccTCATGTCGTTTTAATTTTTGGCccttttttatacattcgtaattttaatgaagctattcaaaaaattggAGACattaatgttatatatgataacattttcaaaaaaattaccaAATTAGCAAAAAATGAGGCGTTAGAAAaaacacatttttatatcattccATCCATTTATGAttctattaatatataccCACTACCTCAACCgccattttttaatgaaaattatgtGAACGCATCTAATAATGtccattttttatcaaacccatcttatatatatataaatgaattaaaaatagcTTTAACATCATGCGACATCATATATAacttaaataaaaacttaCTATGTAGACCGAGCGAAATgaaaacattttatttatttgaacaAATTTTAAGACAGCTTTCGTTTTTCCCCTCTTATCCATCTGAATATAACATCGaaattacaaaatttaaaaaccTTCTATTTCAACCGAATAGATTACccgatatatttttgtttccATCATTTACTAATGAAAAATCCTATGTTAAGGATGTACATAAAagattatttatatgccCATATTCCTTGGATTTAAATAAAGCCGAGCcatcaaattttttttcaaatatttatattcttcCACCAACTGAAACCCAAGAATTGTCAAAAAGAGTAATTCTTGAAAATGTCTTTGTTCGTAATAAGGCAAACtcttga